In Arthrobacter sp. B3I9, the following are encoded in one genomic region:
- a CDS encoding MIP/aquaporin family protein → MSLGIVFLSEVFGTAMLTLLGCGVVANVALKGTKGNNGGFLMVTWGWGIAVFAGVYVAAKSGSHLNPAVTFGLLLNGKKEYASGVNVDFASTLTYFGGELLGAFLGAVVMWLAHKQHFDTEPEPASKLAVFSTGPAIRSTAWNLITEIIGTFVLVFVILAFGGIPSGLGPLAVALLVVGIGVSLGGPTGYAINPARDLGPRIAHALLPIKGKGSSDWSYSWIPVVGPLIGGGLAGLVALVVPIIGTAAS, encoded by the coding sequence ATGTCTCTTGGAATTGTTTTCTTGTCCGAAGTATTCGGTACGGCCATGCTTACCCTGCTGGGCTGCGGCGTTGTGGCCAACGTTGCGCTCAAAGGCACCAAGGGCAACAACGGCGGGTTCCTTATGGTTACCTGGGGATGGGGCATCGCCGTCTTCGCCGGCGTCTACGTCGCTGCCAAGTCCGGGTCGCATCTGAACCCGGCCGTCACTTTCGGCCTGCTGCTCAACGGCAAGAAGGAGTATGCCTCCGGCGTCAACGTCGATTTCGCCTCCACTCTCACCTACTTCGGCGGTGAACTTCTCGGTGCCTTCCTGGGCGCCGTGGTGATGTGGCTGGCCCACAAGCAACACTTCGACACCGAGCCCGAGCCCGCCAGCAAACTGGCCGTGTTCTCCACGGGCCCGGCGATCCGCTCCACCGCATGGAATCTCATCACGGAAATCATCGGCACCTTCGTCCTTGTTTTCGTCATCCTGGCCTTCGGCGGGATACCCTCCGGGCTCGGCCCGCTGGCGGTGGCCCTGCTGGTCGTCGGTATCGGTGTTTCGCTCGGTGGCCCCACGGGGTACGCCATCAACCCCGCCCGCGACCTCGGCCCCCGGATCGCGCACGCGCTGCTTCCGATCAAGGGGAAAGGTTCCAGTGACTGGAGCTACTCCTGGATCCCGGTCGTCGGCCCACTGATCGGCGGAGGGCTTGCCGGCCTGGTCGCCCTGGTGGTGCCGATCATCGGCACCGCAGCTTCCTAA
- the glpK gene encoding glycerol kinase GlpK → MNQYVIAIDQGTTSTRAIVFDHGGNIVSSGQMEHEQIFPQAGWVEHDPAEIWDNTREVIGSALSKANLTRHDIAAVGITNQRETAVVWDKTTGTPVYNAIVWQDTRTQPIVDELAKDGGPERFKQKVGLPLATYFSGTKIKWILDNVEGARAKAEAGDLLFGNTDCWVLWNLTGGTDGGVHVTDVTNASRTMFMDLETLSWDQDILDAFTVPASMMPAIKSSSEVYGTVHTSQLLREVPVAGILGDQQAATFGQAAFDTGEAKNTYGTGCFLIFNTGEEIVHSKNGLLTTVGYKLGDAAPHYALEGSIAVTGSLIQWLRDNLNMISSAPEVESLAASVENNGGVYIVPAFSGLFAPYWRSDARGAIVGLTRFVNKNHIARAALEATAFQTREVLDAVNADSGVPLTELKVDGGMVANDKLMQFQADILGVPVIRPKVVETTSLGAAYAAGLAVGFWKDLGECSANWSEDKRWEPQLDQAERERQMRLWKKAVTKSMDWVDDDVK, encoded by the coding sequence ATGAACCAGTACGTAATCGCCATTGACCAGGGCACCACCAGCACCCGCGCCATCGTCTTCGACCATGGCGGCAACATCGTCTCCTCCGGCCAGATGGAGCACGAGCAGATCTTCCCGCAGGCGGGATGGGTGGAACACGATCCGGCAGAAATCTGGGACAACACCCGCGAGGTGATCGGCTCGGCGCTGTCAAAGGCGAACCTGACCCGTCACGATATTGCCGCCGTCGGCATCACCAACCAGCGCGAAACCGCCGTCGTCTGGGACAAGACGACCGGTACGCCCGTCTATAACGCGATCGTCTGGCAGGACACCCGCACGCAGCCGATCGTCGATGAGCTGGCCAAGGACGGGGGACCGGAGCGGTTCAAACAGAAGGTGGGCCTGCCGCTCGCGACCTATTTCTCCGGCACCAAGATCAAGTGGATCCTTGATAACGTCGAGGGGGCGCGAGCCAAAGCGGAAGCAGGTGACCTGCTCTTCGGCAACACCGACTGCTGGGTGCTCTGGAACCTGACAGGCGGGACCGACGGCGGTGTGCACGTCACCGATGTCACGAACGCATCCAGGACCATGTTCATGGACCTGGAGACGCTGTCCTGGGACCAGGACATCCTGGACGCCTTCACCGTTCCGGCGTCCATGATGCCGGCCATCAAGTCCTCCTCCGAGGTCTACGGCACGGTCCACACCTCACAGCTGCTGCGCGAGGTACCCGTTGCCGGCATCCTGGGCGACCAGCAGGCGGCGACCTTCGGCCAGGCGGCGTTCGACACCGGCGAGGCCAAGAACACCTATGGCACCGGCTGCTTCCTCATCTTCAACACAGGCGAGGAGATCGTCCATTCGAAGAACGGGCTGCTGACCACGGTGGGTTACAAGCTCGGAGACGCGGCCCCGCATTACGCGCTGGAGGGTTCGATCGCCGTCACCGGGTCGCTGATCCAGTGGCTACGGGACAACCTGAACATGATCAGCAGTGCCCCGGAAGTGGAAAGCCTCGCGGCCTCCGTCGAGAACAACGGCGGCGTCTACATCGTCCCCGCGTTTTCGGGCTTGTTCGCGCCCTACTGGCGCTCCGATGCCCGCGGCGCGATCGTGGGGCTGACCCGGTTCGTGAACAAGAACCACATCGCCAGGGCCGCGCTGGAGGCCACGGCCTTCCAGACCCGCGAGGTCCTCGACGCGGTCAACGCGGATTCCGGTGTGCCGCTCACGGAACTCAAGGTCGACGGCGGGATGGTAGCCAACGACAAGCTGATGCAGTTCCAGGCGGACATCCTCGGTGTTCCAGTCATCCGTCCGAAGGTCGTCGAGACGACCTCCCTCGGTGCCGCGTACGCGGCGGGCCTTGCAGTCGGCTTCTGGAAGGACCTCGGCGAGTGTTCTGCCAACTGGTCCGAGGACAAGCGCTGGGAACCGCAGCTGGACCAGGCTGAGCGGGAGCGCCAGATGCGCCTCTGGAAGAAGGCCGTCACGAAGTCCATGGACTGGGTTGATGACGATGTGAAGTAA
- a CDS encoding efflux RND transporter permease subunit yields the protein MRRIVAASLRFRSIIIAMAAALMIVGGAQLSSASVDVFPEFAPPKVEVQTACLGLTAAEVEELVSVPMEEAFNGIDGLHQMRSKSVSQLSSIVLEFENGTDLLTARQLVSERMATVIPTLPTWAAPPLMLQPLSSTSRVMKIGLSSDTRSLIEMSMISYWNIRAHLLRVPGVANVAIWGERLQMLQVQVDPARLAANNVTLETVMNSTSDALDAGLLKYSPGALIGTGGALDTPTQSIGIRHVQPITSPQELAKVAVEDRGDQPPLRLADVANVVEDHQQLIGDAVINGGPGLMLIVEKLPWGNTLEVTRGVEEALKQLQPGLTGISVDTTIFRPATFIEESLHNLSLALLLGCLLVILVLSIFLFQWRTALVSVTAIPLSLVAAALVLYWTGGTVNTMVLAGLVIAVGVVVDDAIIDVENIVRRLRHHRASGSTDSTARVVVNASLEVRGPIVYATLIIVAATVPIFFLDGLTGAFFRPLATSYTLAVMASMLVALTVTPALAYIFLRNAKLEDRDPPVVRVLKRFYARALLPIVRRPVPGYLALASLGIVGIVLAPLLGQSLLPSFKERDFLMHWVTTPGTSNSEEVRVSQLACKELMTIPGVNNCGSHIGQAFAADEVVGVNFGENWISVDPAVDYDDTLASIQSVVDGYPGITRDVQTYLKERIREVLTGTGYAVVIRVYGDDLAVLKEQADKLKNILGGIQGAIGAKVALQANVPQIDVEVDLDAANRHGLKPGDVRRMAATMVSGEEVGDVYRDGKAYDVQVWSAPETRTSVTSIENLPLDTPSGQRIRLADVAKVSVKPTPNVIERSEGSRRIDVSANVKEGDLAKVVQNLESQMKSVEFPVGYEAVVLGEYAERQAASQRLLLFSIGAVIVVFLLLQAAFRSWRLAILAILTLPVALVGGVIAAHLSGGILSLGSLVGFLTLMGIAARNGILLINHCQHLEQYEGMPFGRDLVLRGAAERLSPILMTTLATALALVPLVVMGNIPGHEIEHPMAVVILGGLVTSTLVNLFIVPSLYLRFAKKGPARERRPRQPKPAAAV from the coding sequence ATGCGCCGGATAGTCGCCGCCAGTCTACGGTTCAGATCGATCATCATCGCGATGGCCGCTGCGCTGATGATCGTGGGCGGCGCACAACTCAGCAGTGCTTCGGTGGACGTGTTTCCTGAGTTCGCACCGCCGAAGGTGGAAGTCCAGACAGCGTGCCTCGGGCTCACCGCCGCCGAAGTAGAGGAACTCGTGTCCGTTCCGATGGAGGAAGCCTTCAACGGAATCGACGGGCTGCATCAGATGCGGTCCAAGTCGGTATCCCAGCTCTCGTCGATCGTGCTGGAATTCGAGAACGGTACCGACCTGCTCACGGCCCGGCAACTGGTGTCCGAACGGATGGCCACGGTCATACCGACGCTTCCCACCTGGGCGGCACCGCCGCTGATGCTGCAGCCGCTGTCCTCGACCAGCCGCGTCATGAAGATCGGATTGTCCTCCGACACCCGCTCCCTCATCGAGATGTCCATGATTTCCTACTGGAACATCCGGGCGCATCTGCTGCGGGTGCCGGGCGTCGCCAATGTCGCCATCTGGGGAGAACGTCTCCAGATGCTGCAGGTCCAGGTCGATCCCGCCCGGCTGGCCGCGAACAACGTGACGCTGGAAACGGTGATGAACTCCACCTCCGATGCCTTGGACGCCGGGCTGCTCAAGTATTCCCCGGGGGCCCTCATCGGTACCGGGGGCGCCCTTGATACGCCCACCCAGAGCATAGGAATCCGCCACGTACAGCCCATCACCTCGCCGCAAGAGCTGGCGAAGGTGGCCGTGGAGGACCGGGGGGACCAGCCCCCGCTGCGGCTCGCCGATGTGGCAAACGTCGTGGAGGACCATCAGCAGCTGATTGGCGACGCCGTCATCAACGGCGGGCCCGGACTGATGCTGATCGTGGAGAAGCTGCCCTGGGGCAACACCCTCGAAGTGACCCGGGGGGTGGAAGAGGCGCTGAAGCAGCTCCAGCCCGGGCTCACCGGCATCTCGGTGGATACCACCATCTTCAGGCCGGCGACCTTCATCGAGGAGTCCCTCCACAACCTGAGCCTGGCGCTTTTGCTCGGCTGCCTGTTGGTCATCCTGGTGTTGAGCATCTTCCTCTTCCAGTGGCGGACTGCCCTGGTCAGCGTGACGGCCATTCCGCTGTCGCTGGTGGCCGCGGCGCTCGTCTTGTACTGGACCGGAGGCACAGTCAACACGATGGTGCTTGCCGGCTTGGTGATTGCCGTCGGGGTGGTGGTGGACGACGCGATTATCGACGTCGAAAACATCGTCAGGCGCCTTCGCCACCACCGGGCGAGCGGCAGCACCGACAGTACTGCCAGGGTGGTGGTCAATGCCTCCCTCGAGGTCCGCGGGCCGATTGTCTACGCCACGCTGATCATCGTGGCAGCCACGGTGCCGATCTTCTTCCTGGACGGGCTGACCGGCGCGTTCTTCCGGCCCTTGGCGACGTCTTACACACTCGCGGTCATGGCGTCAATGCTCGTCGCGCTGACCGTCACCCCGGCTCTGGCGTATATCTTCCTCCGGAACGCCAAGCTGGAGGACCGGGATCCGCCGGTGGTCAGGGTGCTCAAGCGCTTCTACGCCAGGGCGCTCCTGCCTATCGTCCGCCGGCCTGTTCCGGGATACCTGGCCCTCGCCAGCCTCGGCATCGTCGGCATCGTCCTGGCCCCGCTTCTGGGTCAGTCGTTGCTGCCGTCCTTCAAGGAACGGGACTTCCTGATGCACTGGGTCACCACGCCCGGCACGTCGAACTCGGAGGAAGTCCGGGTCAGCCAGCTGGCCTGCAAGGAACTCATGACGATTCCGGGCGTGAACAACTGCGGGTCCCATATTGGCCAGGCCTTCGCCGCGGACGAGGTGGTGGGCGTCAACTTCGGTGAGAACTGGATCAGCGTTGACCCCGCCGTCGACTACGACGACACTCTGGCCTCAATCCAGTCCGTGGTGGACGGGTATCCGGGCATCACACGCGACGTCCAGACCTACCTGAAGGAACGGATCCGCGAGGTCCTGACGGGCACGGGTTACGCCGTCGTCATCCGCGTGTACGGCGACGACCTGGCCGTCCTGAAGGAGCAGGCGGACAAGCTCAAGAACATCTTGGGCGGCATCCAGGGAGCAATCGGTGCAAAGGTCGCACTTCAGGCCAACGTTCCGCAGATCGATGTGGAAGTGGACCTGGACGCCGCCAACCGGCACGGGCTGAAGCCCGGCGATGTCCGCCGTATGGCGGCCACCATGGTCTCCGGCGAGGAAGTGGGCGACGTCTACCGGGACGGCAAGGCCTACGACGTGCAGGTCTGGAGCGCCCCGGAGACCCGCACGAGTGTCACGAGCATCGAGAACCTCCCCCTCGACACGCCGAGCGGGCAGCGGATCCGGCTGGCGGATGTCGCCAAGGTCTCGGTGAAGCCGACACCGAACGTGATTGAACGTTCGGAGGGCTCACGGCGCATCGACGTCAGCGCCAACGTCAAGGAGGGCGACCTGGCGAAGGTGGTCCAGAACCTTGAATCGCAGATGAAGTCGGTTGAGTTCCCGGTCGGCTACGAGGCGGTAGTGCTCGGGGAATACGCGGAACGGCAGGCTGCCTCGCAGCGGCTGCTGCTCTTCTCGATCGGAGCCGTCATCGTGGTCTTCCTGTTGCTCCAGGCCGCGTTCCGCAGTTGGAGGCTGGCGATCCTCGCCATCCTGACGCTGCCCGTCGCCCTGGTGGGCGGGGTGATCGCCGCGCACCTCAGCGGCGGCATCCTGTCGCTGGGCTCCCTGGTTGGCTTCCTGACGCTGATGGGCATCGCGGCCCGCAACGGCATCCTGCTGATCAACCACTGCCAGCACCTTGAACAGTACGAGGGCATGCCCTTCGGGCGGGACCTGGTGCTTCGCGGAGCTGCGGAGAGGCTGTCGCCGATCCTGATGACCACCCTTGCCACCGCGCTGGCCCTGGTGCCACTGGTGGTCATGGGAAACATCCCGGGCCATGAGATCGAGCACCCGATGGCGGTGGTGATTCTGGGCGGGCTGGTCACATCGACACTGGTCAATCTGTTCATCGTCCCGTCGCTGTACCTACGTTTCGCCAAGAAGGGTCCGGCGCGCGAACGCCGGCCCCGCCAGCCCAAACCGGCGGCGGCCGTTTAG
- a CDS encoding efflux RND transporter permease subunit: protein MFGWIARFSLQFRILVLALAAGVIAVGVVNVPRIAVDTMPEFAPAQVEIQTEALGLSAAEVEQLITSPMEADLLNGVAWLDEIRSKSVPGLSSIELVFEPGTDLLRARQLVAERMTQAVALPNVSAPPLIMQPMSSTSRVLMVRLTSKQLSGIEMSVLARWKLKPRLIGIPGVANVSIWGQREQQLQVEVTPTQLRDRGITLEQVIKTTGNAVWVSPLSFLEASTPGTGGFVESPSQRLGIQHVLPIRTPADLAKVSVEGAPTPMLLGDISQVKEDHQPLIGDAVVGQDAGLMLVIEKFPGTSTVQVTEDIEAALKDMEPGLTGVQIDTSVFRPATAVQDSLDGLGVGLLISLLVAVALFWLLFRSWRVAVISLVAISATVVVAALVLYTQHATLNVTVLVGIMLGMSVIVGDIVEDVQAQRRRPLTTTATETDATRRSRIVQAVRGIRTPLFHASLIMVIILIPTLFVTGVGGSFFQPLFWSLALALAAGLLVGLSVTPVLAHLLLPRKTAPRRESPAAGRSRAYYDNVLQGARSRKALALVAVAVIGVLGIAAGSQLVGNRPLIPTLPDRTLLVQWDAMAGTSNDEVRRIASKASEELRALPGVSGVGGHIGRAITSDQVVSNSSAELWVSVAHDADYGETEQAVRDVVQGYPGIAHNVVNYSQQKIGDMRTSLEPGFAVRVYGTDLNVLREKSEEVRKALENISGVKNPTINASPTAPIVEVEVNLEAAQKVGIKPGDARRAAAALMQGIVVGNLFEQQKVFEVVVRGAVGVRDDLTSIRELLLDTPSGGHVQLGEIAAVRLVPNEVVIQHDDTSRRIDVVADVSGRPLADVQRDIEAAVKQIQFPLEYHAEIPKKYGELEAGSTLVLWLAAAALLGVLLLLQTAVRSWKLALAVFLALPAALAGAALGAWMSSGSLSLLTLTALAAVLAIAARNAATFSARVDELWRSAPQTPRADVVLAAARDRVAPVLKSAVITLVVLIPPALLGGTVGRALMVPMLLIIGGGLITTTLVALVVLPLLTLWFGPRTAPEEWSEVYESETPVQPVMQEKVEAK from the coding sequence ATGTTTGGCTGGATAGCCCGGTTCAGTCTGCAGTTCCGCATCCTGGTTCTCGCGCTCGCGGCCGGAGTCATCGCAGTCGGCGTCGTCAATGTTCCACGCATCGCCGTGGACACCATGCCCGAGTTCGCGCCCGCGCAGGTGGAGATCCAGACCGAGGCCCTTGGCCTCTCCGCTGCAGAGGTTGAGCAGCTCATCACGTCGCCGATGGAAGCCGATCTCCTCAACGGAGTCGCCTGGCTGGACGAGATCCGGTCGAAGTCCGTGCCGGGGCTGTCATCGATCGAACTCGTTTTCGAGCCCGGCACGGATCTTCTGCGTGCCCGCCAGCTGGTCGCCGAAAGAATGACACAGGCCGTTGCCCTGCCGAACGTATCGGCTCCGCCACTGATCATGCAGCCCATGTCATCCACCAGCCGCGTCCTGATGGTCCGGTTGACCTCGAAGCAACTCTCCGGCATCGAGATGTCCGTCCTGGCGCGCTGGAAGCTCAAGCCGCGCCTGATCGGCATTCCGGGTGTGGCGAACGTGTCCATCTGGGGCCAGCGCGAACAACAGCTCCAGGTCGAAGTGACCCCCACCCAGCTGCGCGACAGGGGCATCACACTGGAGCAGGTCATCAAGACCACCGGTAACGCAGTCTGGGTTTCGCCGTTGAGCTTCCTCGAAGCGTCCACACCGGGCACCGGCGGGTTTGTCGAGTCGCCCAGCCAACGCCTGGGCATCCAGCACGTCCTGCCGATCCGCACCCCGGCCGACCTGGCCAAGGTCAGTGTGGAGGGTGCGCCGACGCCGATGCTGCTCGGCGATATCTCTCAGGTGAAGGAAGACCATCAACCCCTGATCGGCGACGCCGTCGTCGGCCAGGATGCAGGCCTGATGCTCGTCATTGAAAAGTTCCCCGGAACCAGCACGGTACAGGTGACCGAGGATATCGAGGCAGCCCTTAAGGACATGGAACCGGGCCTCACGGGAGTCCAGATCGACACCAGTGTTTTCCGCCCGGCTACCGCCGTGCAGGATTCCCTGGACGGTCTCGGTGTGGGGCTTCTGATCAGCCTGCTGGTTGCGGTGGCACTTTTCTGGTTGCTTTTCCGCTCCTGGCGGGTTGCTGTGATCTCCCTCGTAGCCATTTCGGCCACGGTGGTGGTGGCGGCGTTAGTGCTGTACACGCAACACGCCACGCTTAACGTCACCGTCCTGGTAGGCATCATGCTGGGCATGTCGGTCATCGTGGGCGACATCGTGGAGGACGTGCAGGCCCAACGCCGCCGGCCTTTGACCACCACGGCGACGGAAACGGACGCCACCCGGCGGTCCCGGATCGTCCAGGCTGTCAGGGGCATACGCACGCCGCTTTTCCACGCCTCCCTCATCATGGTGATCATCCTTATCCCGACGTTGTTCGTCACCGGGGTGGGTGGCTCCTTCTTCCAGCCGCTCTTCTGGTCCCTGGCGCTGGCGCTTGCGGCCGGGCTGCTTGTCGGGCTGTCTGTTACCCCTGTGCTTGCGCATCTCCTGCTGCCGCGGAAGACCGCCCCGCGGCGGGAGTCCCCTGCCGCCGGCCGCTCGCGTGCTTACTACGACAATGTCCTCCAAGGTGCCCGCTCCCGGAAGGCGCTGGCCCTTGTTGCTGTCGCTGTTATCGGCGTGCTGGGCATTGCCGCCGGATCCCAGCTGGTTGGGAACCGTCCGCTGATTCCGACACTGCCGGACAGAACGCTCCTCGTCCAGTGGGACGCGATGGCCGGTACGTCCAATGACGAAGTCCGCCGGATCGCCTCGAAGGCGTCCGAGGAACTGCGCGCCTTGCCTGGCGTATCCGGAGTCGGCGGCCACATCGGGCGTGCCATCACCTCCGATCAGGTGGTCAGCAACAGTTCGGCCGAGCTGTGGGTGTCAGTCGCACACGACGCCGACTACGGCGAAACCGAGCAGGCCGTCCGGGACGTGGTGCAGGGCTACCCCGGCATTGCGCATAACGTCGTGAACTACTCCCAGCAGAAGATCGGCGACATGCGGACGAGTCTGGAGCCGGGCTTCGCGGTCCGGGTGTACGGCACGGACTTGAACGTCCTGCGCGAAAAGTCCGAAGAAGTGCGCAAGGCGCTCGAGAACATCAGCGGCGTCAAGAACCCGACTATCAATGCCAGCCCCACCGCCCCCATCGTGGAAGTTGAGGTCAACCTTGAAGCCGCCCAGAAGGTCGGCATCAAGCCCGGCGACGCCAGGCGTGCCGCGGCGGCGCTCATGCAGGGTATCGTCGTCGGCAACCTCTTCGAGCAGCAAAAGGTGTTTGAAGTCGTCGTACGCGGCGCCGTGGGCGTCAGGGATGATCTGACCAGTATCCGTGAACTGCTGCTTGACACCCCCAGCGGCGGCCACGTCCAGCTGGGTGAGATTGCCGCGGTCCGTCTGGTGCCCAACGAAGTGGTCATCCAGCACGATGACACCTCGCGGCGGATCGACGTCGTTGCCGACGTCAGCGGAAGGCCGCTGGCGGATGTCCAGCGCGACATCGAAGCTGCGGTCAAGCAGATCCAGTTCCCGCTGGAATACCACGCCGAGATCCCCAAGAAGTATGGCGAGCTGGAAGCCGGCAGCACACTCGTGCTGTGGCTGGCAGCGGCTGCCCTGCTCGGCGTGCTGCTGCTGCTCCAGACTGCCGTCCGGAGCTGGAAGCTGGCGCTCGCCGTCTTCCTGGCTCTCCCGGCGGCCCTCGCCGGCGCGGCCCTCGGAGCTTGGATGAGCTCCGGCTCGCTCTCGTTGCTCACGCTTACGGCGCTGGCAGCGGTTCTGGCCATCGCGGCCCGCAATGCGGCAACATTCTCCGCCCGGGTCGATGAACTGTGGCGCTCCGCGCCCCAGACGCCCCGTGCCGACGTCGTGCTGGCCGCAGCTCGGGACCGCGTCGCACCGGTCCTCAAATCGGCTGTGATCACCCTCGTGGTCCTGATTCCGCCCGCCCTGCTCGGCGGGACCGTGGGCCGGGCCCTGATGGTTCCGATGCTGCTGATCATTGGGGGCGGCCTCATCACCACAACCCTCGTGGCGCTGGTGGTACTGCCTCTGCTGACCCTCTGGTTTGGTCCCCGCACCGCACCGGAAGAGTGGTCGGAAGTCTACGAATCGGAAACCCCCGTTCAGCCCGTCATGCAGGAAAAGGTGGAAGCAAAATGA
- the leuS gene encoding leucine--tRNA ligase, which yields MSVQPETATGTAGVGSEGPEEGAYSFAAMEAKWPQVWEDLKVFTPLDDGSKERRYVLDMFPYPSGDLHMGHAEAFAMGDVVARYLRQQGFDVLHPIGWDSFGLPAENAAIKRNAHPSEWTYANIDTQAASFKRYAISADWSRRIHTSDPEYYRWTQWLFKRFYERGLAYRKNSPVNWCPKDQTVLANEQVVNGACERCGTPVTKKSLNQWYFKITDYADRLLDDMEELRGHWPERVLAMQKNWIGRSEGAHVRFEIEADGDKPAKDVTVFTTRPDTLYGATFFVVAADAPLAVELVTEEHAPALAAYREQVKALSEIERQSTEREKTGVFTGRYATNPLNGEKLPVWAADYVLADYGTGAIMAVPAHDQRDLDFAKTFDLPVRAVLDTGEEDPAVSGVATAGEGTLINSGALDGLPKSEAIPAAVEILQKQGTGEKFVNFRLRDWLLSRQRFWGTPIPIIHCEACGEVPVPDEQLPVELPAGLRGEDLSPKGTSPLAAAESWVNVECPNCHGPAKRDTDTMDTFVDSSWYFLRFVSPQYTDGPFDPATINDWMPVGQYVGGVEHAILHLLYARFFTKVIHDLGLIEADEPFRALLNQGQVLNGGKAMSKSLGNGVDLGEQLDKFGVDAVRLTMIFASPPEDDVDWADVSPSGSAKFLARAWRLGQDVASEPGCDFSTGDRALRTVTHRTIADAEALLDANKFNVVVAKLMELVNATRKTIDTGAGGADPAVREAVEAVAVILSLFAPYTAEDLWNVLGHPASVANAGWPTHDEGLLVQETVTAVVQVQGKVRDRLEVAPGIGEDELRELALASENVQRALDGRGIRTVIVRAPKLVNIVPA from the coding sequence GTGAGCGTTCAGCCGGAGACAGCAACCGGAACAGCAGGAGTCGGATCGGAAGGCCCTGAAGAGGGTGCCTACAGTTTTGCGGCGATGGAAGCCAAATGGCCGCAGGTCTGGGAGGACCTCAAGGTCTTCACGCCCCTCGATGACGGCTCCAAGGAACGCCGCTACGTGCTGGACATGTTTCCGTACCCGTCCGGGGACCTGCACATGGGCCACGCCGAAGCGTTCGCGATGGGCGACGTCGTCGCGCGTTACCTGAGGCAGCAGGGTTTTGACGTGCTGCACCCGATCGGCTGGGACTCCTTCGGGCTGCCGGCGGAAAACGCTGCGATCAAGCGCAATGCGCACCCCAGCGAGTGGACCTACGCCAACATCGACACCCAGGCGGCGTCGTTCAAGCGCTACGCGATTTCTGCCGACTGGTCACGACGGATCCATACCTCGGATCCGGAGTACTACCGCTGGACGCAGTGGCTGTTCAAGCGCTTCTACGAGCGCGGGCTGGCCTACCGCAAGAATTCGCCGGTCAACTGGTGCCCCAAGGATCAGACGGTACTGGCTAACGAACAGGTCGTCAACGGGGCCTGCGAGCGTTGCGGCACCCCCGTCACCAAGAAGTCGCTGAACCAGTGGTACTTCAAGATCACCGACTACGCCGACCGGCTGCTCGATGACATGGAGGAACTGCGCGGGCACTGGCCCGAGCGGGTCCTGGCGATGCAGAAGAACTGGATCGGCCGCTCCGAGGGCGCACACGTGCGCTTTGAAATCGAGGCCGACGGCGACAAGCCGGCGAAAGACGTCACGGTCTTCACCACCCGGCCGGACACCCTGTACGGCGCCACGTTCTTCGTGGTTGCCGCCGATGCGCCCCTGGCTGTCGAGCTGGTGACCGAGGAGCACGCGCCGGCCCTGGCCGCCTACCGCGAGCAGGTCAAGGCGCTCTCCGAAATCGAACGCCAGTCCACCGAGCGCGAAAAGACCGGAGTGTTCACTGGCCGCTACGCCACGAACCCGCTCAACGGGGAGAAGCTGCCGGTCTGGGCCGCGGACTACGTCCTGGCTGATTACGGCACCGGTGCGATCATGGCGGTGCCGGCCCATGACCAGCGCGACCTCGACTTCGCGAAGACTTTCGACCTTCCGGTCCGGGCTGTGCTGGACACCGGTGAGGAGGATCCTGCCGTCAGTGGCGTGGCCACCGCGGGGGAGGGCACCCTGATCAACTCGGGTGCGCTGGACGGCCTGCCCAAGTCGGAGGCCATTCCGGCCGCCGTCGAAATCCTGCAAAAACAAGGCACGGGCGAGAAATTCGTGAACTTCCGGCTGCGCGACTGGCTGCTGAGCCGGCAACGCTTCTGGGGCACGCCGATCCCGATCATCCACTGCGAGGCCTGCGGCGAGGTTCCCGTGCCGGACGAGCAGCTGCCGGTTGAACTCCCGGCCGGACTGCGCGGTGAGGACCTGTCCCCGAAGGGCACCTCGCCGCTGGCCGCGGCGGAGAGCTGGGTCAACGTCGAGTGCCCGAACTGCCACGGCCCCGCCAAGCGGGATACCGACACGATGGACACCTTTGTGGATTCGTCCTGGTACTTCCTGCGGTTCGTGTCCCCGCAGTACACCGACGGCCCGTTTGATCCTGCAACGATCAACGACTGGATGCCGGTCGGCCAGTACGTGGGCGGCGTGGAGCACGCCATCCTGCACCTGCTGTATGCGCGGTTCTTCACCAAGGTGATCCACGACCTCGGCCTGATCGAGGCCGACGAGCCCTTCCGGGCCCTGCTGAACCAGGGACAGGTGCTCAACGGCGGGAAGGCGATGAGCAAGTCGCTGGGCAACGGCGTCGACCTCGGTGAACAGCTGGACAAGTTCGGCGTGGATGCCGTCCGCCTGACCATGATCTTCGCCTCCCCGCCGGAGGACGACGTCGACTGGGCGGATGTTTCGCCGTCGGGTTCCGCAAAGTTCCTGGCGCGCGCCTGGCGCCTGGGGCAGGACGTGGCAAGCGAGCCCGGCTGCGACTTCTCCACCGGTGACCGGGCCCTGCGCACGGTGACCCACCGGACAATCGCCGACGCCGAAGCCCTGCTGGACGCCAACAAGTTCAACGTCGTTGTGGCGAAGCTTATGGAACTGGTCAATGCGACCCGCAAGACCATCGACACCGGTGCCGGCGGAGCGGACCCTGCTGTCCGCGAAGCCGTCGAGGCAGTGGCGGTGATCCTGAGCCTGTTCGCGCCCTACACCGCCGAGGACCTGTGGAACGTGCTGGGACACCCCGCTTCCGTCGCCAACGCCGGCTGGCCCACGCACGACGAGGGCCTCCTCGTACAGGAAACGGTGACCGCCGTCGTCCAGGTGCAGGGGAAGGTCCGGGACCGCCTGGAGGTCGCTCCGGGCATCGGCGAGGACGAACTCCGCGAGCTGGCCCTGGCTTCCGAAAACGTCCAGCGGGCCCTCGACGGGCGGGGAATCCGCACGGTGATCGTGCGGGCGCCTAAGCTGGTCAACATCGTCCCGGCATAA